The sequence CGTCATCGATGACCTCCCAGCCGTAGTGGGAGCAAAACACCTTACAGATGGCCGTCTCCACCATGATGTCTTCGTCGCCGCGGTCCAGCATGCCCGTCATCATGTAGAGCATGGCGTCCATGGCATAAGTCAGCGCCGACATCTGCGCAATCTTTTCCTGTACGAGCTCAAAGTCGGCCAGCGGGCGCTTGAACTGGTAGCGCGTTTGGGCCCACTTGATGCCCTGGTCCATCGCGGCCTTCGCGGCGCCCGTAACGCCGGCGCTGAGGGTGCAACGGCCGTAGTTCAGGCAGTTGAGGGCTACCTTCAACCCCGCACCTTCTTTGTGTAGCAGATTCTCCTCCGGCACCTTTACGTCGTTGAAGCGAAAGCGCGCCTGCCACGTGCCACGGATGCCTGTTTTGGCCCGGTTGTTTTCAAAGACCTCCACGCCGTCCATGTCGGGCGTCACGATGAGCGCATTCACGCCCTTCTGCACTAGCTCCCCAGATTCTGGGTCGCGCACCATGTTCTTGCACATCACGGTCATCAGCCCCGCCAAGGCGCCCGAGGTCGACCATTTCTTCTCGCCGTTGAGCACGTAGTACCCGTCTTCGGTCTTAACCGAGAACGACTCCTGCCCGGCGGCATCGCTGCCGACGTTGGGCTCGGAGAGGCAAAAGGCCGAGAGCTTTTCGCGGGCGACCATGTGCAGGTAGTCGCTCTTCTGCTCCTCGTTGCCAAACATGACCAGCGCCTTGCAGCCAATCGACTGATGCGCCGACACCATCACGGCCGTCGAGGCGCAGTACCGGCCAATGAGCTCCAGCACGCGGTTGTAGCTCGTAACGCCAAGACCCAGGCCGCCGTACTCCTCAGGGATAATCATCCCCATCACGCCCATCTCAAACAGGCGCTCAATGACCCACTCCGGGATGTACTGCTCTTGGTCAATCTCAACGCGCGGATGCTCATTCTCCAGATACGCTTCCAATTCTTCTAGCAGCGCATCGCACGTTTCGCGCTCCTCGGCGCTTTCATGGGGGTACGGAAATGCCAGATCCTCGCGGAAGCGGCCCCAGAACATATTTTTGACCAGGCCCATGTCTTCCGGCTCTGGCCCCATCATCGTCTCAATGTTCTCGATCATTTCCTGATCGGCCTTCGAGACGCCCTTGATGTTGCTTAGCCCTTTGCTCGGCATAATAAATCCTCATTCGTGACAATCCATGGTGAAGCAAGCACCTACAGGTGCCTTTGCAGCGCACACAACCCCTGAGGCAGTATGGAAGTGCTTCCAGGAGATTGTAGCAAATGGTAACGTTAAGGCCCTTTGCGGTTCCTCTGGACGCGTGCCGATGAGGGTTCTCAATCGTTCTTCGCCTCGGCGCCCACTCGCCTATGCAGCGCATACACCGGCAGCCCCCCACACAAAAAGGCCTGCCCCGTTTTAACCAGGACAGGCCCTCACGCCAACGGCGTTCTTTCAAGCCGATGCGCCCCTACTTGCAGGTGTTCTCCAGGTAATGCTGCGCCCGGGCACGGTAATCCCCAACGGCGGCTTGTTCAAATTGCTGGCAGGCCGGCTCCTTCTTGCCCAGCTTGAGCTGCGATTCGCCGATGACAAAGTGGTACTTCGCTGCGTCCGACCGGCTGCCTTGATGCAGCTCCAGTCCCTGATTAGCAGCGGCAATGGCCTCTTGGTACTGGCCCTTCACATAGTACGCCGTCGCGCGGTAAAAGTATGCCTGTGCGTTGGGATCGGCATATGTGCGCATGGCATCCAGCGCCGCTAGGGCGGTGTCGGCGTTTGCTATGGTCGGGTTTGCTGCGCTCAGCGCTTTCGAAGCACGCGCGACGAACTCGCCACGGATGCGATCCAGCGCCAGGCCGGCCACCCGCTGATTGCCGGTTTGCTCGCCCACCTCTACGGCTTTCGAGAGGGCCTGCATCGCCGCCTGTGTGCTGTCCATATTGACAAGCGCAAGGCCTTTGCCGTAGTGCATGTAGGCGTCCTGCGTCTCGTACGAAGCCCCCTGCTTGAACGCGCCCAAGGCCTTCGCATAATTCTTTGCCTGGATGGCGCTGTTGCCCACGTTCTTCAGCGACGTGACCAAGTAGCCCTGGATCTTATTCTGGATGCCAGCGCCCAGGTCGAGCTGCCGCGCAATTTCGAGGGCCTGCTCAAACTTAGGGACCGCCTGTTCAAAATTACCTTGGTTCGCCAGTTTGGCCCCCTCCGCGTAGGCCGCCTTCAGGTTTTGCTTCAGCTGGCTGCTGTTGGCCGAGCTGCCTTGCCCGAACGCCGGTACGCTTGCGGCAAACAGAAAGAAGACGCTGGCAAGAAGAACGTGGCCCCAAGAGGCCGTCGTACGATGCTGCATGGTTTGATTATTCATCAGTTTGGGTACAGACTTATGGGTTGGTGCCGTGACCGGCGCATGGAGTGTTGCGGGAATGTTTCCTGCACCACATAGCCCCTTGCGCCGTTTCATGTTTCGTTTGCAACGACAGGGGCTAGTTGCTTACACGCTGCTTCACCTCTTCTCTATATTCCTCGCTCGCATAAATCGCAATCTCGACGCGCCGGTTCTGCTGGCGCCCCGCTGCGGTCTCGTTCGTTGCCACAGGCTGGCTCTCGCCCTTGCCCATGGTGTTGATGCGGCCGGGGTCGATGCCCAGCGACATCAAATACTCGGCTGCGGACTGCGCGCGGCGCTCCGAGAGCGTTTGGTTGTACGATGCCGGGCCGGTGGCGTCGGTATGGCCCACCACCAGCAGCTCGGTCTCGGGGAAATCGCTCAGGCTCTGCTGCAACTTCCGCAGGTTCTCGCGGGCTTCGGGGCGCAGGGCGGCCGAGTTCAGGTCGAACAGAATACCGCTATCAAAGGTTACCTTAATGCCTTCGCCAACGCGCTCTACTTTGGCATCTGCAAGCTTCTGATCAAGCTCTTCGGCCTTCCTATCCATTCGATTGCCAATGATAGCGCCTGCAGCGCCGCCCACAATGGCCCCAATGATAGCACCCTCGGCTGCGTTGTCGCCGGTGGCTTTGCCAATAGCTGCACCTGCAGCGGCTCCTCCGCCCGATCCAATGATCGCTCCTTTTTCGGTGTTGCTCAAACTCTTGCATCCGCTCAGGAGCAATCCGAGCGCCAGAAGGGCCGTAACCGAAAATCGTCTAACACGAAGCGTTTCCATAAAGGTCTGTGCGCGAAAGGAAGGAATGCGAGACTCTACCTGTATCCTGAACAATGCACGTGCCAAGCGCCGAACGGGTTGCATGTGGAGATTTGGTGTGCGGTTCACGCTCTCAGGTGTTT comes from Salisaeta longa DSM 21114 and encodes:
- a CDS encoding OmpA family protein, whose translation is METLRVRRFSVTALLALGLLLSGCKSLSNTEKGAIIGSGGGAAAGAAIGKATGDNAAEGAIIGAIVGGAAGAIIGNRMDRKAEELDQKLADAKVERVGEGIKVTFDSGILFDLNSAALRPEARENLRKLQQSLSDFPETELLVVGHTDATGPASYNQTLSERRAQSAAEYLMSLGIDPGRINTMGKGESQPVATNETAAGRQQNRRVEIAIYASEEYREEVKQRVSN
- a CDS encoding acyl-CoA dehydrogenase family protein, which produces MPSKGLSNIKGVSKADQEMIENIETMMGPEPEDMGLVKNMFWGRFREDLAFPYPHESAEERETCDALLEELEAYLENEHPRVEIDQEQYIPEWVIERLFEMGVMGMIIPEEYGGLGLGVTSYNRVLELIGRYCASTAVMVSAHQSIGCKALVMFGNEEQKSDYLHMVAREKLSAFCLSEPNVGSDAAGQESFSVKTEDGYYVLNGEKKWSTSGALAGLMTVMCKNMVRDPESGELVQKGVNALIVTPDMDGVEVFENNRAKTGIRGTWQARFRFNDVKVPEENLLHKEGAGLKVALNCLNYGRCTLSAGVTGAAKAAMDQGIKWAQTRYQFKRPLADFELVQEKIAQMSALTYAMDAMLYMMTGMLDRGDEDIMVETAICKVFCSHYGWEVIDDVLQVMGGEGYMEELELERAWRDNRIHAIVEGSNEVMQSFIFAYGGKQLAEQMISVQDALLWDTDESIGQNLSRIARAATNPTVLSKAIPLGAQLFAGLKPAPPQIRSVHPALQPQADQLARLIQKHSHYFKLASKWEREKIVEHQAQQARVADNAIYLHALTASLSKMDDQLRNGEYGPAFERDRAAFEYLFDWFENKIHQNCGAMRRNADDAMRTAAEAARRYNDTLPDEDFYIHEGSPLGRDAGKTTPTEFIKQFPGEGTDPRTLDRAPGETADLDVEALEEQAAGGDGAREEPKPAAEDGVA
- a CDS encoding tetratricopeptide repeat protein; protein product: MQHRTTASWGHVLLASVFFLFAASVPAFGQGSSANSSQLKQNLKAAYAEGAKLANQGNFEQAVPKFEQALEIARQLDLGAGIQNKIQGYLVTSLKNVGNSAIQAKNYAKALGAFKQGASYETQDAYMHYGKGLALVNMDSTQAAMQALSKAVEVGEQTGNQRVAGLALDRIRGEFVARASKALSAANPTIANADTALAALDAMRTYADPNAQAYFYRATAYYVKGQYQEAIAAANQGLELHQGSRSDAAKYHFVIGESQLKLGKKEPACQQFEQAAVGDYRARAQHYLENTCK